GACCTGCTTGTCCACCATCCGTACGAATCGTTTCAACACAGCGCGCAACGGTTTGTGGAGGAGGCAGCAGATGACCCCGATGTTCTCGCGATCAAGCAGACGCTCTACCGCACGTCTGACAACAGCCCGATCGTCGCCGCCCTGGTCAACGCCGCGGAGAAAGGAAAACAGGTCGCGGTGCTCGTCGAGGTGAAGGCGAGGTTCGACGAGGCGAATAATATCGAGTGGGGGCGCATGCTCGAAGAATCGGGCGTGCACGTCGCCTACGGCCTCGTCGGGTTGAAAACCCACGCAAAGACCACACTGGTCATCCGACAAGAAGAAGACGGACCGAGGACCTATTGCCACATCGGCACCGGCAATTACAACTCCACCACTGCGCGCCTCTACACCGATCTCGGCCTGCTCACGTGCGACCGCGACATCGGATACGACGTGACGCACCTCTTCCACTACCTGACGGGCTACGCCCCGCACCAGGAGTACCGTGAACTGCTCGTCGCACCGACAAATATGCGCCGCCGATTCGAGGAGCTGATCCAGCGCGAAATTGACATTCAACGCGACGGAGGAACCGGGCGCATCGTCGCAAAAATGAACGCGTTGAACGATACCGGCATCATCCGGGAACTGTATCGTGCCTCGCAGGCCGGGGTCCAGATCGACCTGATCGTTCGTGGCCATTGCCGCATGCGACCGGGCCTTGAGCACTTTAGCGAGAATGTGCGGGTGATCAGTATTCTGGGCCGTTTCCTCGAGCACACGCGTGTCTACTACTTCGGCAATGGCGGCGACCCGGAGGTTTTCATGGGGAGCGCCGACTGGATGAGCCGAAATCTGAACAGCCGAGTTGAGGCGATCGTCCCGGTGCGCCACTCGCTTTTGAAAGCCCGTATTGTCGAGATTCTCGACCTCGCGCTCTCCGATCATCGCTCCGCATGGGAGCTGCATCCGGATGGGCGATACGTCCAACGAACGCCTCAAACCCCGGAGCACGAAGGTTCGAGCCTGCAGGACCAGCTGATCGAGCGGGCGCGAACGCGCATCGAAACGGCGTATAACCCGTCGTGACAGTTCGCGATTCCGGTCCGATCTCCACCCGGGCTTACAACTGTATCGACCACGCACGCTCTGCCGATTCGCGCAGGAGCGTCGTGCTTGCGAAGGACTTCGGGCAATGCAGCGACGCACGGCCGTGCGTCGCTGTCTTGTGCACGCCGAATTTCCCGTCCAGGGAGGATTACCCCGTTGGCGATCAACATTGCACCGGTTGATGAACGCAACCGAGGACAGGATGAGGTCATGCGAGAAGTTGCGAGAGTAATACGTGCAAAACGACGCTGTGAGAAAAAAGCGAAGATACATTCGGTCCGGAACGTGGTACCCCCGGTCGTGTTGGTGCTAATCGACATAGCGAAAACGACGCCTACGGGGCGTCAGGTTCGCAGCAGACTGATTCGGTGGGGTGGCGGAGCCTGGCTGAACGCACCGGTCTCGAAAACCGGAGTGCCCTTTTGGGTACCGGGGGTTCGAATCCCTCCCCCACCGCCGACGATTTTTGCAGAATGCCTTCTCTGGCTTGCGCCGGGGAAGGCATTTCTGTTTCAGAAAACCCATTCTCGCCAAGCGTCTACCGCCTAAAATGACCTTGCGAGATAAGACCAGGGCATCGAAAAACAAAACGAAAGCATCCCTCGCTGAATCACTCTTCGAGGATGGACCGAATAGCGGAGACAAACGCTGCAACATCATTTAAAAGATCTGTAGTCGGCGCCACATCAAATACAGAAAAGGCGTCATAGTCCGCCCGATTTCGCATCGCCTCTGCTTCTGCAAAAGTTCGTGCGTGCGGTCGTGAGATAAGACCTGTGCGCACGAAATGGTACCCAAACCGAGTCTTCACCCCGGCATGGGACGACGGCGCTTCACCGTGGATGAGTACAGCAGCGCGAGCCGCATCAAAAGCTGCATAGTACATTCGGTTGACCGCCGCCTCGGTTCGATCATTCTCTAAAAGCAGCCGGGCATCGGACAACGCCTGATCGGCTTTATTCATCAGAGCGACCTGTTCGCTCGTCTTGCCCAAGTCATTCCCTTTGTCCTTTGGCCCGGGTGGATTCGATGAGGCACTCATAGTTCTACCCCATCTCGTCGAGCGTTCCGGACGAACGATCGTGTCGTATCCATCCAGTCGGACGCGCTAAGATGCGTCAGGGACAGTGCGACGCCTTGTTCAACCGCTGCATCGACAACCACGCCACTCGTGCGACGGGCCTCCTCGTACGGATCTACCGAACCTTCTAAGACAACCAGGAGGTCGACATCGCTATCTGCATGCGCGTCACCTCGAGCATGCGAGCCAAAGAGAATGAGCCGAATGAGCCGGTCTCCATAGATATCCTCCAATGTAGAACGTGCGCTTTCCAGGGCCGATTCTGTGCGCTCGGAGTTAGCTGGCAACCGGGTAAAGGTCGATAATCGACGAGTGGCGTCTGACTCTGGCACGTCCCTAATCCGCATTGAATACCTGCCTCTCAAGAAATGGGAGTGTCTTTAAATCATCGGGCGCCGGACGAAAGACGTTCATACTACAGTTGAATCCGTAACAGGATAAGATCAACCGTCGCGCCAAAATGAGCACGTGAGTAATGAACACCGCTACTCTGCATACAGTTCGCTCTGGAAGAAGATCACGGCGACGATCCTTCGGTACAGCCAAGACATATCGGATGGACGACGTGTCGGGATCCACCACCGCGCGGACCGAGCCCAGGTGATCCTTGATGTAGGACCGTCTGACCCACCAGAAAACCGCCCTCGTCCTCCAGTTCGGGACGAGGGCGGCACTTGGTTACGTATCAGATGTCGCGGAGACGTCTAGCCCGCGAGGCGTTCACGGACGAGATCAGGTACTTCGCCGAGAACATCGTCGAGCTTCCCGGTGTCGCGGCCCCCGGCGGACGCGAGCTGCGGGCGGCCTCCGCCGCCTCCGCCGAGCTTCCGGCCGAGTTCGCCGACCAGGTCGCCGGCCTGCAGTCCCTGTCCGACCAGGTCGTCGCTGACCGTTACGACGACGTAGACCTTTTCGCCGTTCGCGTCCACGCTGCCGAGGACACCCACGCTCTGTTCGCCCATCCGATCGCGGAGTTGCTGGGCGAGTGCCTGCAGGTCGTCCATGCTGGCTTCTCCGATGCGGCCCGTGGCGCAGCGCACACCCTCCACGTCCGTCGCTGACGACATAAACTCGTCGAGCTTCGACGCCATGGCATTGCGGCGCGTCTCCTCCAGTTCATCCGCGAGGCGATCGCGTTCATCCTGAAGTCGGGCGATCTCTTCATGGAGCGGTCCCTGCAGCGACTTGAAGCGCTGGCGCGCAGCTTTCAGCTCATCAAGTTGGGCCTCAACGTACTCAGCTGCCGGCTCGCCGGCCACCGCCTCGACCCGGCGCACGCCCGCCGCGACGGATCCTTCCGAGAGAAACCGGAAAAGCCCCAATTCGCCCGTGGCATCGACGTGCGTTCCACCACACAGCTCGATGCTGTAATCCGGATCGAAGGTGATGACGCGGACCTCGTCGCCGTACTTCTCGCCGAAGAGAGCCATTGCGCCCCGCTCCAGTGCGGTGTCGATCGGGACGTTTCTGTCTTCGCCCTTCGAAATGTTCTGCCGGATCCGCGCGTTGACGATGTGCTCGATCGTTTCCAGCTCCTCCTCCGTCACGCCCTGCATGTGACTGAAGTCGAACCGGAGCGAGTCGGGGCCCACGCGCGATCCCTTCTGCTGCACGTGGTCGCCGAGCGTGTCGCGCAAGGCCGCGTGCAGGAGGTGCGTCGCCGAATGGTGTGCCTCAATGCGGCGACGGCGCTCCGCATCTACCGTCGCCACGACATCCCCCGACGGATCCTGCGGAAGGCGATCGACGGTATGAACGAGACGACCGCCCTGCTGCTGTGTGTCGAGCACGTTTATCGTTTCGCCACCGACGGTAAGCGTTCCTGTATCACCGACCTGGCCCCCGCTTTCCGCATAAAACGGTGTGCGGTCGAGTTCGATTTCGTATCGCGTCTCCTCGTCCGTTTCCACTTTCCGGACGGCACGGATGGCCGCATCGTCGACGATGATGGCATCGTAGCCGACAAACACGGACGATTCCCCGTCAGAAATTTCCTGCCAGGCGTGAACTTCGCTCTGATCGACGTCGAAGTGCGACGCCGAGCGTGCACGGTCCTTCTGACGCTGCATGAGATCGTCGTAGGCATCCATGTCGACACCGAGCCCCGCCTCTCGCGCCATCAACTGCGTGAGGTCAATCGGAAAACCGTAGGTGTCGTGCAGCAGGAAGGCAATCTGCCCAGGCACATCGCCCTGCGACGCGGCCGCCGCGAAATCGTCGATCATCTCGTCGCGGTCACTGGCGTCGACGAACGCTTTCTGCAGCAGGTCCATCATTTTGCCATCGTCTCGCATCTCGTCGAGTACGGCACCCGACTGATTGGACGCCTGTTCGACGTATGGCGTGACGCGATCGAAGATCTCGATACCCGTGCCAAGCGTCTTGAGAAAGCTTTCCTCTTCGGACCGGATCATGCGCTCGACGTAATCCTGCTGACCGGCGAGATCCTCGAACTGGCCCCCCATCTTTTCCACGAGAGGATCGACCAGTGTATGCAGGAAAGGCTCGCGGAGTCCGAGCGTCTGGTACCCGTACCGGACCGCGCGCCGCAGAATGCGTCGAATGACATATCCACGACCCGCGTTACCGGGCATTACGCCATCAGAAATGGCGAACGCGATCGTTCGAATGTGGTCGGCGATCACGCGCATAGCGATACGGACGCGCTCCCGCTCTCCTGCCTCGTCCGTATCGACATCGTCGTAGCCGCGGACGTAGTCATGCGGGCAGAGATCAGCCGTCGCCTGAAGAATCGGCGCGAACAGATCGGTGTCGTACGTCGACGATTTACCCTGCAGCACCGCACAGATGCGCTCGAAGCCCATGCCGGTGTCGACGTGCTGATCGGCAAGCGTCTCCAGCGAACCGTCCGGTTGCGCGTTGTACTGAATGAAGACCAGATTCCAGATCTCCATCACCTGCGGATGGTCTTTGTTGACCAGCTCGCGGCCCGGGATTTCCTCTCGCTCCGCGTCCGTCCGGAGGTCGACGTGGATTTCCGAACACGGCCCGCACGGACCGGTGTCGCCCATCATCCAAAAGTTTTCCTTCGACGGCTCGTACAGGATGTGGTCCGGATTCAGCGGCGTTTCGCTTTTCCACAATTCGGCCGCCTCGTCGTCGGCGTCCAGTCCGAGGTCCTCATCACCTTCGTGGACCGTCGCATACAGACGTTCCGGATCCAGGCCCCACTGTTCGACGAGCAGTTCCCACGCCCAGCGAATGGCCTCCCGCTTGAAGTAATCGCCGAAGCTCCAGTTGCCCAGCATCTCGAAGAACGTGTGGTGGTAGGTGTCGTGACCTACCTCCTCGAGATCATTGTGCTTCCCCGACACGCGAAGGCACTTCTGCGTATCGACGGCTCGCGTGTAGGGTCGCTGACCGCTGCCAAGGAAGACATCCTTGAACTGATTCATACCTGCGTTCGTGAACAGCAGCGTGGCGTCGCCCTCCGGAACCAGGGATGCGCTGGGGACGATCTCGTGGCCTTTCTCCTCAAAAAACCGAAGAAACTCGTCGCGAATCTCTTCGGAGGTTCGCTGCACGTCGGCAGAAGCTTGTAGATGTCGATCCATGTTGAGCGAAGCAGTGGGCGGTCAGTACAGAGGACGTGGACGGACGCGCGCCCGTGGCAGGGACTCGCGCTTCAGTTGATTTGTTACGCATAACACGCCAAAGGATTCCTCCACGACGTGCGAGAGGATCGATGCGAACGCCAATTTGTCAGATATTCCGGTTGCCCCGCCTCTCGACCCGGGCGTGGCCACACAAGAGTACACCTCCGTATTGCAGACGCTCTATCAGTCCGAGTATTTCTCATCGGACGGCGTCCCGGACGACACGAACCGGTTGCCGCGTACCAGGAAGCGCCATGACCGATCGACGCCTTTTGAAATGCCGATCCGTGAGGTGGTCTCGACTTGCTCGTCGGATACAGGGTGCCCCCGCGTGAAAAAGATCGGCGGCTCCGTGAGATCGCGCGTATGGTCGTCGCCGTCGATTCCGAAGGCCTGCGTCAACTTCCCGGGCCCGTTGGTCAGGTCGCGGTCCCGCGACACGGATCGGTCGGCGCGCATGCGATCGATGCCCTCGATGGGCTCCACCGCGCGGATCAACACGGCACCACCGATGCCTTCCCGCTCCGTCACCACGTTCAGGAGCCAGTGGATGCCATAAATGAGGTACACGTATGCCGTTCCCGGCGGCTTGAACAGATCGGCCGCCCGCCCCTGATGGCGCAATTTTCCGGTTTCTGGATCGAGAAGGCCCCATCCATGAAAGGCGGGATCATCTTGCGTGTATGCCTCCGTTTCAACGATCCGTCCGATCCGAGCCGAACCATCCGGATGGCGTCGCACGAGATGTGTACCCAGCATGTCGCGAGCGACGATGAGCGTGTCTCGTGCAAAGAATGTCGTGGGAAGCGGATTCATCAACGGATCTGCTTGTTGTGGGGACACTCCGCGCTTATATTGCCGACGCCGGATGGATCCGGATCTAATCACGCCGATCAACGCCCGATTCCCTCACGCTATGCAGGAGCGAACCGTTCCGTCCGATGCTGTTCTCGTGATGAACCAGGAGTTTCGCGTCAACCGGCGCTGTCGCCTCAACGTGCAGGTACCTGGCGCCACGGTTCGTCTTCGGCACGGCGACGATCATGACCGTGTGGTGGTCAGTGTGTCGGTTGGAGGCGTTGCGGAGGACGAGGCGAACGACGTTCTCGACCGGGTGCGCCTCTCGACCCGTCAAGTGCAGGATCAGGTCTACGTCCAGACCGAAGAACCTGTCCGCGATGCCGCGTACTGGCGCTGGATGCGGAATAACGAAGCGACATTGCACATCGATCTCGCCCTTCCCCCGAACACAGATGCCGAGATTTCGGCACCGTCGGGCGAAATTCACGCGTCCGGTCTTCGTGGCGATATCGACATCATCGCGGCCGCGTGTCCCGTCCACGTGTCGGATATCGGCGGAAGCCTGCGCATCACCGCGAACGGCGACCCCGTGACGGTTGAGCAATTCTCCGGCGAGGAGCTTAAGGTCCACAGCACAGCCGCAGATGTGTCGGTGTCGCGAGTAGAGGCGAATGCCATCGGCCTCCGCGCCACGGGCGGAAAGCTAACCCTCAACGACGTGCGGGGAGCGGTCGACGTCGAGGCAAACGCATCAGAAGTCAAGCTGATCGACGTTGACGGCTCGATCCGCGGAGACCTCCAGGCGAGCCCCGTCTCCCTTCGTGGTTCGCGAGCGTCGGCAACAGATCTCCGGGCTACCGGCGGACCGATCACGGTCAGCATGGGCTCTTCGGTCTCCGCAGATATCTTGCTGGAAGGCCGACCGGTCGAACTCGATACCGCGATCCCCTTCCGGGGCGACCTTGAGGAGAAGCGCGTCGAGGGCACGATCAACGGAGGCGGCCCTCCGATGACGCTCCGTGCGGTGCCCGGAACGGTACGCTGCATGCAGTCCTAGGCCAGCCACTTGCCCGATCTGATCGTGCGGCAAAGAAAAACGCAGGCCCCCTCCAGGGAGAGCCTGCGTTTCCTGTTTCTAGCTTCGGTGTGCTGACGCGACGTTACACGATGTCGACGCCGAGCGCGACACCGCCGCCTGTACCGTGGCAGATTGCGGCGATGCCCGTCTCCTGGTCCCGCTGAAGCAGGGCGTGAAGCAGCGTAACAACGATCCGCGTTCCGGATGCGCCGATCGGGTGACCCAGAGCAATCGCGCCACCGTTGACGTTGAGCTTCTCGTATGGCACGTCGAGCGCACGGTGGAACAGGATGCTGTTAATCGCGAACGCCTCGTTGTTCTCGTAGAGGTCGATGTCCGACGCGCTGCGGCCGGTTTTTTCCAGAATGGATTCCACGGCCGGGATCGGCGCTTCGGGAAAACGCCAGGATTCGCCGGCGGACCAGGAGCTCTTCGTCACCTTCGCGAGCGGAGTCAGTCCGTGGGCTTCCACGGCGTCGGCACTGGCGAGAACGACCGCGGCGGCCCCGTCGGAAATCTGGCTCGAGTTGCCGGCCGTGAGCACGCCTTCGGACTTAAACGCGGGACGCAGGTTACCCAACCCTTCTGCCGTCGTCCCGGCGCGAATGCCCTCGTCCGACGCGAAGGTTTCCGTACCTTTCCGCGTCTTGATGTCCATCGGAGCGATTTCTGCGTCGAACCGACCCGCTTCAGCGGCCGCGTGTGCCCGTTGCTGAGAGGTGGCTGCAATCTCGTCGAGCTGCTCACGCGTGATGCCGTGCTCTTCCGCCAGGCGCTCGGTCTGATCGCCCATCGCATCTCCACTGAACGGGTCCGACAGACCGTCACGGAACATCAGATCCTGCAGATTCCCGCCCTGCGGCGCATACGTGTACCCCCAGCGTGCCTTTGCATCGAGGTAAAATCCGGCCTGCGACATCGACTCGGTGCCTCCGGCAAGCACGAGATTTGCCTCGCCTGCCTTAATCATTGTCGCTCCGTTCAGGATCGACATCATGCTGGAGGCGCAGACCATGTCCACCGCATATCCGTCGATCGACTTCGGTATCCCCGCCTCGAACGCCGCCTGACGTGGCACGAGCTGGCCGTGCCCACCGCGGAGGACGTTGCCGAACACAAAAATATCGAGTGCGCCGCCGTCCACATCCGCGCGCTCAAGCGCCGACTTCATGGCGTGGGCGCCGAGATCCACCGGAGAGTGCTTCTTGAGCGTCCCCCCAAGGCGTCCGATGGGCGTTCGCACGGCAGAACAGAGAAAGACATCACGCATGGCAGATCAGGTTGAATCGGGAAAAGATCGGACGGTCATTGTCGACACGGGGCCGCAATCACGCACGAATAGATTCTGGAACCGCTTTCACGATGGCAAACGAATTTTTGCCAAGGGAAAACGATGCGGACCGCACGGAAAGAGGCAGGGGCACACCTCACACGAGCCCCTTGTGCCTATTAAGATGGATCGGTGCTGGATCCGCCCAGCTGCTACTCGCGGAGCTGAGCGGCCAGTTCTTCGGCGGAGTGCACTGGTGCCTGACAGGCAAAGGCTTGGCAGACGTACGCGGCCGCTCCCTTGTCAGCAGCGGTTTGCGACTCCGTGAATGGCGCCACATCGACGATGGGCGGTCGGGCCCCATTCGGTCGATGAAGCACGACCGTGCCCGGTAGATATCGCTCACGCACCACCTCGATCATTGCACGAGTGCCCGGTTCGTCGAGATCTCCTGCAATCACGATCTCGCGCGAAGGTGAGAGGGCTTCGTGGAGCCCGATG
This DNA window, taken from Longibacter salinarum, encodes the following:
- the ppk1 gene encoding polyphosphate kinase 1, giving the protein MEAGASRKDPRLFFNRELSTLDFNWRVLCQALDDRTPLMERVFFTAITDSNVDEFFRKRVGGLKRQQAAGVSATSPDGRTPDEQIEAVRAPADRLYRRMTGFWKDELVPLLAKEADIHILDYDDLSEGQRQKADEHFQNNIFPILTPLAVGPGHPFPFLSNLSLSLAVTLRNPTRNSDHFARVKVPSNRDRWVDLGDDRYVPLEQVIANNLGDLFRGMEIKTVHAFRVTRNADIRRDEEEADDLLEMISEELRERRFARVVRLEVDDDMPDDVRDLLTDELSIEPGDVYVSQSLLGLGDAMNLMGIDRPDLKFEPWEPVTPPRLLREGNPTDLVRQGKTADYPNIFAAIREDDLLVHHPYESFQHSAQRFVEEAADDPDVLAIKQTLYRTSDNSPIVAALVNAAEKGKQVAVLVEVKARFDEANNIEWGRMLEESGVHVAYGLVGLKTHAKTTLVIRQEEDGPRTYCHIGTGNYNSTTARLYTDLGLLTCDRDIGYDVTHLFHYLTGYAPHQEYRELLVAPTNMRRRFEELIQREIDIQRDGGTGRIVAKMNALNDTGIIRELYRASQAGVQIDLIVRGHCRMRPGLEHFSENVRVISILGRFLEHTRVYYFGNGGDPEVFMGSADWMSRNLNSRVEAIVPVRHSLLKARIVEILDLALSDHRSAWELHPDGRYVQRTPQTPEHEGSSLQDQLIERARTRIETAYNPS
- a CDS encoding HEPN domain-containing protein, with the protein product MSASSNPPGPKDKGNDLGKTSEQVALMNKADQALSDARLLLENDRTEAAVNRMYYAAFDAARAAVLIHGEAPSSHAGVKTRFGYHFVRTGLISRPHARTFAEAEAMRNRADYDAFSVFDVAPTTDLLNDVAAFVSAIRSILEE
- a CDS encoding nucleotidyltransferase domain-containing protein — its product is MPANSERTESALESARSTLEDIYGDRLIRLILFGSHARGDAHADSDVDLLVVLEGSVDPYEEARRTSGVVVDAAVEQGVALSLTHLSASDWMDTTRSFVRNARRDGVEL
- the alaS gene encoding alanine--tRNA ligase produces the protein MDRHLQASADVQRTSEEIRDEFLRFFEEKGHEIVPSASLVPEGDATLLFTNAGMNQFKDVFLGSGQRPYTRAVDTQKCLRVSGKHNDLEEVGHDTYHHTFFEMLGNWSFGDYFKREAIRWAWELLVEQWGLDPERLYATVHEGDEDLGLDADDEAAELWKSETPLNPDHILYEPSKENFWMMGDTGPCGPCSEIHVDLRTDAEREEIPGRELVNKDHPQVMEIWNLVFIQYNAQPDGSLETLADQHVDTGMGFERICAVLQGKSSTYDTDLFAPILQATADLCPHDYVRGYDDVDTDEAGERERVRIAMRVIADHIRTIAFAISDGVMPGNAGRGYVIRRILRRAVRYGYQTLGLREPFLHTLVDPLVEKMGGQFEDLAGQQDYVERMIRSEEESFLKTLGTGIEIFDRVTPYVEQASNQSGAVLDEMRDDGKMMDLLQKAFVDASDRDEMIDDFAAAASQGDVPGQIAFLLHDTYGFPIDLTQLMAREAGLGVDMDAYDDLMQRQKDRARSASHFDVDQSEVHAWQEISDGESSVFVGYDAIIVDDAAIRAVRKVETDEETRYEIELDRTPFYAESGGQVGDTGTLTVGGETINVLDTQQQGGRLVHTVDRLPQDPSGDVVATVDAERRRRIEAHHSATHLLHAALRDTLGDHVQQKGSRVGPDSLRFDFSHMQGVTEEELETIEHIVNARIRQNISKGEDRNVPIDTALERGAMALFGEKYGDEVRVITFDPDYSIELCGGTHVDATGELGLFRFLSEGSVAAGVRRVEAVAGEPAAEYVEAQLDELKAARQRFKSLQGPLHEEIARLQDERDRLADELEETRRNAMASKLDEFMSSATDVEGVRCATGRIGEASMDDLQALAQQLRDRMGEQSVGVLGSVDANGEKVYVVVTVSDDLVGQGLQAGDLVGELGRKLGGGGGGRPQLASAGGRDTGKLDDVLGEVPDLVRERLAG
- a CDS encoding DNA-3-methyladenine glycosylase translates to MNPLPTTFFARDTLIVARDMLGTHLVRRHPDGSARIGRIVETEAYTQDDPAFHGWGLLDPETGKLRHQGRAADLFKPPGTAYVYLIYGIHWLLNVVTEREGIGGAVLIRAVEPIEGIDRMRADRSVSRDRDLTNGPGKLTQAFGIDGDDHTRDLTEPPIFFTRGHPVSDEQVETTSRIGISKGVDRSWRFLVRGNRFVSSGTPSDEKYSD
- a CDS encoding DUF4097 family beta strand repeat-containing protein; this encodes MDPDLITPINARFPHAMQERTVPSDAVLVMNQEFRVNRRCRLNVQVPGATVRLRHGDDHDRVVVSVSVGGVAEDEANDVLDRVRLSTRQVQDQVYVQTEEPVRDAAYWRWMRNNEATLHIDLALPPNTDAEISAPSGEIHASGLRGDIDIIAAACPVHVSDIGGSLRITANGDPVTVEQFSGEELKVHSTAADVSVSRVEANAIGLRATGGKLTLNDVRGAVDVEANASEVKLIDVDGSIRGDLQASPVSLRGSRASATDLRATGGPITVSMGSSVSADILLEGRPVELDTAIPFRGDLEEKRVEGTINGGGPPMTLRAVPGTVRCMQS
- a CDS encoding thiolase family protein — its product is MRDVFLCSAVRTPIGRLGGTLKKHSPVDLGAHAMKSALERADVDGGALDIFVFGNVLRGGHGQLVPRQAAFEAGIPKSIDGYAVDMVCASSMMSILNGATMIKAGEANLVLAGGTESMSQAGFYLDAKARWGYTYAPQGGNLQDLMFRDGLSDPFSGDAMGDQTERLAEEHGITREQLDEIAATSQQRAHAAAEAGRFDAEIAPMDIKTRKGTETFASDEGIRAGTTAEGLGNLRPAFKSEGVLTAGNSSQISDGAAAVVLASADAVEAHGLTPLAKVTKSSWSAGESWRFPEAPIPAVESILEKTGRSASDIDLYENNEAFAINSILFHRALDVPYEKLNVNGGAIALGHPIGASGTRIVVTLLHALLQRDQETGIAAICHGTGGGVALGVDIV